Below is a genomic region from Grus americana isolate bGruAme1 chromosome 26, bGruAme1.mat, whole genome shotgun sequence.
GCAAGCCCCCGGGCGCTTTGGCAATAGCCTGCTCGTGCCGCGACTGCAATATTCCCGCCGAGGGGACCACGCCGGGTGCCCTTTACGTACCGGCACCGCAGCGCCGGCGTCTGTGTGACCCCCCCAGCCTGAGCAAGCTGCTTTTGAGAGAGTCAGAGAGCAGCTTCTCCGTCTGAATTGTTTCTACATGCAAAAGCTTTTAGCTGCGCGTATGTGTGTAACGCCAGCGTTTAGCCCTGTGGGTTACGCAGCTGCCAAAGTAAAAGCCATATTGCAAAGCAAGCACAAGGTAAGAGGGGTCTCAGCTCCAAGGCGAGGCGCTTGTCTGCACTGTTTTAATGCCAGAGACTAAAATCACGGCCAGAAAAGGCTCCCAAGCCCCCGGAGGTTTAAGCTATGCAATGGGGTGGGCTGGCAGAGCCGTGCCGCTGCGGGAGCCGAGACTGACCCTCTCTGTCGAAGCACCAAAGAGCCGAGCTGTGAGCAGAGACCCAAAGCGGGACTTCGTCCTTCACCCAGGGGTGCAGGCTCAAAAACACCTGGGTTTGCTTTTGGGAAGGCAAAGAAACCACCTGCACTCATGTGAGATGAGTTCCTGGGAAAGTGGGAGACCGATGCCAATTAATTAGGGACCTTCCTTGGACAGTTCACATGATGCATTCAGAGGGCTAGACCTTGGATAAgcacttattttttccccatttaaaaacaagtcCCTTTTTTATCTAGCATGCAGCTAAAAATGCcacactgcaggcagcagcaggctctgGGAGCCGTTCCCGGCCAGGTCTTGAAGGTTTCCTAAAACCAGAGGAGGCTGGTCACCCCGCAGCTAGGCAGGAGCACCCCATCCCTGTGccggggtgctgcctgcccctgcccacaTTTCACCCCTCGTCCAGCTGATGCCGACCCCAGCCATAAGAGTGAGGCAGGATGGGAGCCTGGTGcctcctctgcccttcccagccTTCCCCTGCCTCAGTTTTCTCCTGCATGCAAACGAGTTTAATTATTTAGCTACCTCCCAAGGGGTCACGAGGACCAGGCAGGGGccagcggggacagggagccGCAGGCCCGTGGCGTAAAAAGCACTTAGTGACGGATTTGTCTCACCTTCAGAACCCCTCTGTGGTTCTGGGGCACCCCTGGCCTTGACGCGGTTCTGCCGCTCCCCacctgcctcctcttctctgcccGACCGACGGTTTCAACCACATTTCACCGCGCCTGGTGtttaatacaatttaaatcCTTATTGTCGATACCGCAGCCTATACGGTCTTGCTGATGCTGAGTTGCTATATATGCTTGCTGCACTGTGACAGTATTATATAAAAAGCTTTGTATTATTAATTACACTTTCTTGTCTGTTTACATTACAAGCAAATGACATATCAACAGAGAGCTTCTTGCAATATAcgtgggggagggaggggaaagtatgccaaagaaatgtctttaaaggggtctttttgcatttttatataaatagaaTGTTTCTAGCAGATatgttttgtttaatatattaaaGACTTGCCAATCTGCCAAGATCTACTGTTATTTCTCGTAGATTTTGCGTTCAAACACAACAGACcaccaggcagggagagggcacCCTTTTACTGAGCGAGCAGCACGCTGCTGTGAACAGCCAGCGGCACTGCACCCACGCTGCCCAAAGCTGCGCCTTTGCCGCGGATTTCCAGCAGCTTCACATCCCTTATTTAACCGAGACGGGGGTAGTTTTCTCTCTGCAAGTTAAGGTGTCTCCTTGACCCACTCACAAACCCATTCTGTCAAAGGAGGTGAAGCACGAGAAGGTGAGACCGTCCCCGGAAAAGCCGGAGCAGCGCTACGGAAAACCAGTTCCAGTGGAGGTGCTGGAGACCTTCCCCTGGGTGTCACCCCCAGAGTAAGGCCATGGGCTCTGCAGACCCGTGATGCCACCCCGCAGGACTGGGACTCACCAAAACGCCTTTTACCAGAGGCTGCAACGAGAGAGAAGCCAGAAACCTGTCCTGGCACCTGACCCAAAGCAGTCAGTCCATTAAAAGCCCCATTTTGGTCCAGAACGTGAAAGGGGACATagccctctccttccccacaaCCCCGCAGCGTGCCATGGCTCTGTCACCGCTGGGTTTCACCCTTTTGGTCGCGCAGTCCCTGCTGCCCCAGCGTCTCTGGCAGCACCGTCCTCTGGGCCACACCAGACAACCATCACGGCCAGGCCTTTGCCTGCCTGAAGGCCCGGATCTCCTCCGGGCCCCGCAGGTACTGCTCGATTTCACTGTCGGAGATGGGCTCGTCGCCGGTGATGGCCAAGTCCGAAgcgctcggggctgccgtccGCAGTCTCTTCCTCGGATTGGTAAGGCAGGGTGGCAGCAAGGGCCCCGGGCCGCCCTCACGCTGGCGTTTCCCTTCCGCGGGACAGCCTTCCTCCTGCGCTGGAGGAGAGACAGGGGAGTGCTCGCCCAGGGCCGTGGCACACcgctcctcctcatcctccaggCAGAAGGCatttttcagcaggaaaattCGGTGTTGCAGCAGGTCCCCAATGTGCTTGACCACAGTTTTCTTGTCCATTTTAAACACCCTCAGCCAAGCGAGCTGGGAGGCCATTCTCAGGAGGATCTCGAGAAGCTCCTTCAGCCTCAGGTGCGCCGGTGGGGGCAGATCAACACCCGCCACCTTGCAGAAACGGGCAAAAGTGCAGGTGAGGCGTGCAGCGGGCTGCAGCGACTGCCACGACAGGAAAGCCGCGGCCGTGACGATGGGAACAGGGTGCCGGCCGGTGACCAGCCACGTCTCGCTGGCCAGCTCCACAATCTGCATCGTTCGAGTGACCATCTTCTCCTTGTCCTCCACAAACGGGGCAGGGACGTCGGCCGCGTGCTGGAATAGCCGAAAACTGCAAGAGCAAAGAGCCCATCATTAGCGCCAGGGCACAGGGAAGCCTCGCCACGCAGCACCTCGGTGATCCACCTCAAcgtgggagctgcctgcagtaAGGTCCTTCAGGACAAACACGCCCTGTTCCTGTGATGGGCTTCTGCTCGTGTTACCTAGCTAAGAGCTGCGCTGCCCACTCTCCACACTGAGGAGAACGGGGCAGGAAGAGAAGAATGACAGCCTGGACTGTGACAAGGGAGGCAAAAAAGCCATCAGAGTCTGTAAAAACTCCAGCACACACGTGGGCCGTCACCCCCCAGCCCGTCAGCAAACACCAGTcctgctccttcagctgctcACATCCACCTCCGGGGTACACGATCCTGGATGGAGCAAGAACTCAATGAAGTTTATCATTCAAGGGACAACACAGCACGCTCCCAGATGACAAATTTTGGATGCTGTTGCACCAGTACCACCACTCAGCCTAACGGGCTCTCGGTAAATACACTCCCCGTAGCACGCAGGGCTGCAAGCTGTCCAAGGGAACACTTGTTTAGATGTCCAAGGGGACACTTGTTTAGATGATCTGCTTTTGCCCTAGTGCACTAACAACACGCCTGTGTAACCGCACGGGTCACCCTGCGTGTGCCCTGGCCACGGCTGCGTTTCAGCAGCTTTTCCACCCACCGGTGTCCAGCGCAGGACTCTAAAATGGCTGAAACGGCCCCGTTACCTGTTCAGGTGTGTTTTCACCAGGTCTGCCAGGCTCAGGGCCGGCACAGAGAgctccagctctttctgaaggCTCAGGTAGACACTGGCAAACAGCTCCTGCTTCGCGTAAAGGAGGGAGCAGATTGTGCCCATCGTCAGGGGCCAGCTGTGCTGTCGACAAGTCACAAAGACGCAGCAGCCCCCCAAGAGCTCCTTCTTCTCCAGACTGACCAGGTGGAAGGAAGGGTGCTGCACAGCTCTCTGGAAGTACGACACCGCCGTTTCCTCAAACACCGTCGGGAGCTGGAGGACTTTACAGAGATCCTGGACCCGCCTGATCCCTGTGAGAAGACACCACCCTTAAAGATCAGCTCAAGCTGATCCTCAGCATCACACTGCAGCCAGCAAAGGCATGAGAGCTGCCCCGTTCCTGCAGCATCAGAAGGTCTCCCAAGTCCCTTAGCGCAGGTGAGGCAGtttgctgcaggcaggcactgGCTAGACGCAGAACTAACCGCCGCCTTCGTGCTTCACTGCCAGCTCCGAAGGTTTTGACCATTTCAGAGAGCATTAGAAACACGTTAAACAAAagagaacagcagcaagagAGAATCGAGGTGTGAAGGAAACCAAACGGCGTGCTTACCTCGCTGCAGGCAGCGGCTCAGCTGTTCTTTCTGGCCAGTGCTCTGGGAATACGCCACCTCTGAAAAACACTCAGTGTTAGGCCAGGTAATCTCACAGTGACTCTGGGGGATGGTGTCATCTAGATTTTGAGCAACCAGACGCCCACGGTGCCAGATTTCAATTACCAGAATTGAGAGGTCTTTGAGGCCACTAACCAAGAGCTGGCAGCACAGGTTAAGTGATAGTGAGGAGCAGGGCCCCTTAAAGCCGCCGCTTCTCTATAAACAGAACCAGCAAATGACCTCGGGGCTACTTCACTACACTTGGAAGAGATTAACACGCCAGAGCGCAGCACGTCACACGTTCCAAACCTAAAACCTGGCAGAGAAGTGCTGTCGGTCCGACCTTATAATGGAAAAACCACACCGGGCCTTCGCttagggagggaggggaaggcagcagggcgaaccccagcagcaccca
It encodes:
- the BRF2 gene encoding transcription factor IIIB 50 kDa subunit, with the translated sequence MAAGGSCPGCGSAALVEDAHYAQQQLVCASCGCVLAEGLLTTTYAEEEHLREVAYSQSTGQKEQLSRCLQRGIRRVQDLCKVLQLPTVFEETAVSYFQRAVQHPSFHLVSLEKKELLGGCCVFVTCRQHSWPLTMGTICSLLYAKQELFASVYLSLQKELELSVPALSLADLVKTHLNSFRLFQHAADVPAPFVEDKEKMVTRTMQIVELASETWLVTGRHPVPIVTAAAFLSWQSLQPAARLTCTFARFCKVAGVDLPPPAHLRLKELLEILLRMASQLAWLRVFKMDKKTVVKHIGDLLQHRIFLLKNAFCLEDEEERCATALGEHSPVSPPAQEEGCPAEGKRQREGGPGPLLPPCLTNPRKRLRTAAPSASDLAITGDEPISDSEIEQYLRGPEEIRAFRQAKAWP